A single genomic interval of Staphylococcus hyicus harbors:
- the zwf gene encoding glucose-6-phosphate dehydrogenase yields the protein MNKSKKQIPALITIFGATGDLSHRKLFPSLFHLFQQDNLDDRIAVIGIGRRQLTNDDFRAQVKASIQAHVQDTKHLDKFMQHVFYQPHDVNDEASYADLLQLSETLDQEFSLEGNRLFYLAMAPQFFGTVTDYLKSSGLTRTKGFKRLVIEKPFGSDLKSAEELNQQIRRSFKEEEIFRIDHYLGKDMVQNIEVLRFSNAMFEPLWNNKYISNIQVTSSEILGVEDRGGYYESSGALKDMVQNHMLQMVALLAMEPPISLHSDDIRSEKVKVLKSLRVLPTEDVRHHFVRGQYDAGEINGQDVIAYRDEDKVASDSVTPTFVSGKVLIDNFRWAGVPFYIRTGKRMKRKSIQVVVEFKEVPMNLYYQRDKHLDSNLLVINIQPNEGVSIHLNGKKYVQGIETEPVQLSYAMSAQDKMNTVDAYENLLYDALNGDATNFTHWEELKSTWKFVDSISDAWSKFEPEFPNYKAGTNGPLESDLLLSRDGLKWWDDIQ from the coding sequence GTCAATTGACTAATGATGATTTTAGAGCGCAAGTAAAAGCTTCGATTCAAGCTCATGTCCAAGATACGAAACATTTAGATAAGTTCATGCAACATGTTTTTTATCAACCTCACGATGTCAATGATGAAGCAAGCTATGCGGATTTATTACAATTAAGTGAAACACTTGATCAAGAGTTTTCTCTTGAAGGCAATCGCCTCTTCTATTTAGCGATGGCACCTCAATTTTTTGGTACAGTAACCGATTATTTAAAATCTTCTGGTCTTACGCGCACAAAAGGTTTTAAACGCTTGGTCATTGAGAAACCTTTTGGTAGCGATTTAAAATCAGCGGAAGAATTAAATCAGCAAATTCGTCGTTCTTTTAAAGAAGAAGAAATTTTCCGTATTGATCATTACTTAGGTAAAGATATGGTTCAAAATATAGAAGTTTTACGTTTTAGCAATGCTATGTTCGAACCGTTATGGAATAATAAATACATTTCAAATATACAAGTGACTTCATCTGAAATATTAGGTGTAGAAGATCGTGGTGGATATTATGAATCTAGTGGTGCATTAAAAGATATGGTTCAAAACCATATGTTACAGATGGTTGCCTTGCTTGCGATGGAGCCACCGATTAGCCTACATAGTGATGATATTCGTTCGGAAAAAGTTAAAGTTCTAAAATCATTACGTGTACTCCCTACTGAAGACGTTAGGCATCATTTTGTTCGTGGTCAATACGATGCTGGTGAAATTAATGGCCAGGATGTAATAGCATATCGCGATGAAGATAAAGTGGCATCGGATTCGGTGACGCCAACGTTTGTTTCTGGTAAAGTCCTTATCGATAATTTTAGATGGGCAGGTGTTCCATTCTATATCCGTACCGGAAAACGTATGAAACGCAAATCCATTCAAGTAGTGGTAGAATTTAAAGAAGTACCAATGAATTTATATTATCAAAGAGATAAACATTTGGATTCTAATCTTCTTGTGATTAATATACAACCAAATGAAGGTGTATCGATTCATTTAAATGGTAAAAAATACGTCCAAGGCATTGAAACAGAACCCGTTCAATTGTCCTATGCGATGAGTGCACAAGATAAAATGAATACTGTAGATGCATACGAAAATCTTTTATACGATGCATTAAATGGCGATGCGACAAACTTCACACATTGGGAAGAACTCAAATCAACTTGGAAATTTGTTGATTCTATTTCAGATGCTTGGTCTAAATTTGAACCTGAATTTCCGAATTACAAGGCAGGTACGAATGGCCCACTTGAAAGTGATCTACTTTTAAGTCGAGATGGCCTAAAATGGTGGGACGACATTCAATAA